In Alteribacter lacisalsi, a genomic segment contains:
- a CDS encoding undecaprenyldiphospho-muramoylpentapeptide beta-N-acetylglucosaminyltransferase: MSKKTIVFTGGGTAGHVTPNIAIINELDQEKWDIKYIGSKQGIEKELIEKINVPYYGIRSGKLRRYIDFENLVDMFRVVKGTHEARRVLKKLKPDLVFSKGGFVSVPVIIAAKSLRIPIFIHESDMTPGLANKISQHFSTKIFTSFEETKQYFPAAKTTVIGSPIRKGILTGSPEEGRKFLGFHSAKPILTIMGGSLGARRINEAVRESLDNLTKSYQIVHLCGKNNLDSDLEGREGYFQFEYVNEELADILAATNLVITRGGSNAIFEFLALQIPMIIIPLTRKQSRGDQILNAQSFEEKGFALKLEEEDLTAESLAEALDQVNEKRSTYVEKMKASGQGSALDVLVREIDNIQR, encoded by the coding sequence ATGAGTAAAAAAACAATTGTGTTTACAGGCGGCGGGACAGCCGGACACGTGACACCGAATATTGCCATCATTAATGAGCTGGATCAGGAAAAGTGGGACATCAAATACATCGGATCAAAGCAGGGAATCGAAAAAGAACTGATCGAAAAGATCAACGTTCCCTACTATGGCATCCGAAGCGGGAAACTCCGCCGTTATATCGATTTTGAAAACCTGGTGGATATGTTCAGGGTTGTAAAAGGCACTCATGAAGCAAGACGTGTACTGAAGAAACTCAAGCCGGATCTGGTGTTCTCTAAGGGCGGATTTGTATCTGTTCCTGTCATTATCGCAGCAAAGTCTCTTCGCATTCCGATTTTCATACACGAGAGCGATATGACACCAGGACTTGCGAATAAAATCTCACAGCATTTTTCAACGAAGATTTTCACCTCGTTTGAAGAGACAAAACAGTACTTCCCGGCTGCAAAGACGACAGTCATCGGTTCCCCAATTCGTAAAGGCATTCTTACAGGATCGCCGGAAGAAGGGCGCAAGTTTCTCGGTTTTCATAGCGCGAAGCCCATTCTCACTATTATGGGGGGAAGCCTTGGGGCGAGACGTATTAACGAAGCGGTCCGGGAATCCCTTGATAATCTTACAAAATCGTACCAGATTGTTCATCTGTGCGGGAAAAACAATCTGGACTCAGATCTTGAGGGCAGAGAAGGGTATTTTCAGTTTGAGTACGTAAACGAAGAACTGGCCGACATTCTTGCGGCTACGAATCTCGTCATTACCCGTGGCGGCTCGAACGCGATCTTTGAGTTCCTTGCCCTTCAGATCCCGATGATCATTATTCCGCTTACCCGTAAACAGAGCCGGGGTGATCAGATTCTGAATGCACAGTCTTTTGAGGAAAAAGGATTTGCCCTTAAGCTTGAGGAGGAGGATCTGACCGCAGAATCACTGGCAGAAGCCCTTGATCAGGTGAATGAAAAGCGAAGCACGTATGTAGAGAAGATGAAAGCTTCCGGCCAGGGAAGTGCCCTCGATGTGCTTGTAAGAGAGATTGACAATATTCAGCGGTAA
- a CDS encoding C40 family peptidase — protein MIHSNIIVSGHRQLGKPYVFNARPFQSQNFDCSSFIQFIFHENGINLPRSSRSQYLACSEIGSYKPGDLLFFTTSRRNNNRGISKIGHVALYIGNGKILHTCRPGNEVTVSKLKGRWKKRFLAARRPPHL, from the coding sequence TTGATCCACAGTAATATTATTGTCTCAGGGCACAGACAGCTCGGAAAACCGTATGTGTTCAACGCCAGGCCGTTTCAGTCCCAAAACTTTGACTGCAGCTCCTTTATCCAGTTCATTTTTCACGAGAACGGCATTAACCTTCCCCGTTCCTCTCGCAGCCAGTATCTGGCATGCAGTGAAATCGGTTCATACAAGCCGGGTGATCTGCTCTTCTTTACCACTAGCAGACGGAATAACAATCGGGGCATTTCAAAAATTGGACATGTTGCCCTGTATATCGGCAATGGGAAAATCCTCCATACGTGCCGGCCTGGGAATGAAGTGACGGTTTCAAAGCTCAAAGGACGCTGGAAAAAAAGGTTCCTCGCTGCCCGCCGGCCGCCCCACCTGTAA
- a CDS encoding Nif3-like dinuclear metal center hexameric protein, whose protein sequence is MSSFLSTIRELFPSDVLDAYSDDWGVTYDAGKEFRRIGYATNLCPEVIRNAAASNVDLLLTHHDAWEDILFDMKEACLDLLKENGMSHFFVHGPLDFSWFGTAPSLIERLGAEVASHSSWKEQETPATAVFEGGISLQSLSDRMASVLGEPVRVWKNNSRKIHKAGVLTGAGNLTDHLKFAADEGCDAYITGEATLYSVQYAAFLGLNMVVGSHTFTEMFGVETFAKKVAWVHPEVDVVRIEERHLEADGITIR, encoded by the coding sequence ATGAGTTCGTTTCTTTCCACGATTCGTGAACTGTTTCCATCAGATGTGCTGGACGCATACAGTGATGACTGGGGTGTTACCTATGATGCAGGAAAAGAGTTCAGGCGGATCGGCTATGCGACGAACCTGTGTCCTGAAGTGATTAGAAATGCAGCAGCCAGTAACGTGGATCTTCTCCTCACGCACCACGATGCGTGGGAGGATATTTTGTTTGATATGAAAGAGGCATGCCTGGACCTGTTAAAGGAGAATGGGATGTCCCATTTTTTTGTTCACGGCCCTCTTGATTTCAGCTGGTTCGGCACGGCGCCTTCCCTGATCGAAAGGCTGGGAGCTGAAGTAGCGTCGCATTCCTCCTGGAAGGAGCAGGAAACGCCAGCCACGGCAGTATTTGAAGGCGGTATCAGTCTTCAGAGCCTCTCTGACCGGATGGCATCCGTCCTCGGAGAACCTGTCAGAGTGTGGAAAAATAACAGCCGGAAAATACATAAGGCTGGTGTTTTGACCGGGGCAGGAAACCTTACCGATCATCTGAAATTTGCGGCTGACGAAGGCTGTGATGCCTATATTACCGGGGAGGCAACGCTCTATTCTGTGCAGTACGCGGCGTTTCTCGGACTAAACATGGTTGTAGGCAGTCATACATTTACGGAAATGTTCGGAGTCGAGACGTTCGCAAAAAAGGTGGCATGGGTGCATCCGGAAGTTGATGTTGTCCGGATCGAGGAACGGCATCTTGAAGCAGATGGGATCACCATAAGATAG
- a CDS encoding CsbD family protein, producing the protein MAENRDSVSDKVKGGVNKSKGEVKDQVGNATNNSDMQKEGKKDKVKGKFQETTGKVKEDR; encoded by the coding sequence ATGGCGGAGAATCGCGATAGTGTATCAGATAAAGTAAAAGGCGGCGTGAATAAGTCAAAAGGTGAAGTTAAGGATCAGGTAGGAAACGCAACGAACAACAGTGACATGCAGAAAGAGGGAAAGAAAGATAAAGTAAAAGGCAAATTCCAGGAAACAACAGGGAAAGTAAAAGAAGACCGCTAA
- the modA gene encoding molybdate ABC transporter substrate-binding protein, with protein MKKLLYLPSALFLAACGSGEPEDTAPVHVGAAADLYHAFSDIGEQFEDETGYDVTFTFGSTGQITQQIEEGAPYDIFAAAHESYIDRLIEAGHMNPETKRLYAYGVIGLMYDDDFLEGPLKAEDLTDDRISRIAIANPEHAPYGKAARETLAHWGIWDEVEDKLVLGENIRQSYQHVETGNADVGIIALALSHQSDLAFQEISLTDHEPIVQALGIPELSGNREGAEAFSEFIFSETGQEIMLKYGFLLPEE; from the coding sequence ATGAAGAAACTTCTATATTTACCCTCAGCGCTTTTTCTGGCAGCCTGCGGCAGCGGAGAACCTGAAGATACAGCCCCTGTCCATGTTGGTGCGGCAGCAGATTTGTACCATGCTTTTTCAGATATCGGTGAGCAGTTTGAGGATGAGACTGGTTATGATGTCACCTTCACTTTCGGGTCAACCGGTCAAATCACCCAGCAGATTGAAGAGGGAGCTCCTTATGACATTTTTGCAGCTGCCCATGAGTCCTACATCGATCGCCTGATTGAGGCCGGTCACATGAATCCGGAGACGAAACGGCTTTATGCTTATGGTGTGATCGGGCTTATGTATGATGACGATTTTCTGGAAGGTCCTCTCAAAGCGGAAGACCTCACAGACGACCGGATCAGCCGTATTGCCATCGCTAATCCGGAGCATGCTCCTTACGGAAAAGCAGCCCGTGAAACACTTGCTCACTGGGGCATCTGGGACGAGGTGGAAGACAAGCTTGTTCTGGGTGAAAACATACGTCAGTCTTATCAGCATGTTGAAACCGGCAATGCCGATGTGGGCATCATCGCACTCGCTCTTTCCCATCAATCCGATTTGGCATTTCAGGAAATCTCCCTTACCGATCACGAACCGATTGTTCAGGCCCTTGGGATCCCTGAGCTCAGCGGGAACCGTGAAGGTGCGGAGGCGTTCTCTGAATTTATCTTTTCTGAAACCGGTCAGGAGATCATGCTGAAGTACGGGTTTCTTTTACCGGAGGAGTAG
- the modB gene encoding molybdate ABC transporter permease subunit — MEAIWFPLYLSLKVAATATFIAFIAGVLLAWLFTMKKNIWTETLSLLIMLPLVLPPTVLGYYLLVGLGRRSWLGQWYETLTGSPLVFTWQAAVIAASIAALPLIVRPMQAAFESISRQSLEAAQLDGANQWQLLIRIILPLSVQGILAGLILGFARAMGEFGATLMVAGNIPGQTQTLSIAIYDAVQANRMDDAHLMVVVLSVITIGFLFLITRTGKRAV, encoded by the coding sequence ATGGAGGCAATCTGGTTTCCCTTATACCTGTCATTAAAAGTTGCGGCTACAGCAACCTTCATAGCCTTTATTGCCGGTGTTTTGCTTGCATGGCTGTTTACGATGAAGAAAAATATCTGGACCGAGACACTCAGCCTCTTAATCATGCTGCCTCTCGTACTGCCGCCAACAGTGCTTGGATACTACCTATTAGTAGGCCTCGGCCGCCGAAGCTGGCTCGGTCAGTGGTATGAGACCCTTACCGGCTCGCCTCTTGTATTTACATGGCAGGCTGCTGTGATTGCCGCATCCATTGCGGCCCTTCCACTCATTGTCCGCCCCATGCAGGCCGCTTTTGAATCGATCAGCCGTCAGAGTCTGGAAGCAGCCCAGCTGGATGGCGCAAATCAGTGGCAGCTCCTGATCCGGATTATTCTTCCTCTGTCGGTACAGGGTATTCTTGCCGGTCTGATTCTCGGCTTCGCCAGAGCAATGGGCGAGTTTGGCGCTACCCTAATGGTCGCAGGGAATATTCCAGGGCAGACACAGACATTGTCCATCGCCATATATGACGCGGTCCAGGCTAATCGGATGGATGACGCCCACCTGATGGTTGTCGTTCTGAGCGTCATCACAATTGGATTTTTGTTTTTAATTACAAGGACCGGTAAGCGGGCGGTATAG
- a CDS encoding S66 family peptidase encodes MFPAKLQTGDQIRVVSPARSLGIISESTRRIAIERLEALGLHVTFGRHAEEENRFHSSAVESRLTDLHEAFEDPDVKGILTTIGGHNSNQLLRDLDYELIRKNPKVLCGYSDITALSNAVLVKTGLVTYSGPHFSTFGMKKGIDYTTAYFKRCLMKSEPFTVSPSHEWSDDSWYLDQENRAFIKNEGFLTISQGKSEGKIVGGNLCTLNLLQGTEFMPELNGAVLFLEDDYLVDANTFDRDLQSLLHLPEAAGIRGIAIGRFQKASEMTPVDIAAIIGSKPELDDLPVIYNVDFGHTTPHLTFPIGGTARLAAGAEDRVTLEIVEH; translated from the coding sequence ATATTTCCGGCGAAGCTTCAAACTGGCGATCAAATCCGGGTCGTTTCACCGGCACGGAGCCTCGGGATCATCAGTGAGAGTACGAGACGGATTGCTATAGAAAGGCTGGAGGCACTGGGACTTCACGTTACCTTCGGCCGTCATGCGGAGGAAGAGAACCGGTTTCACTCGTCAGCAGTTGAATCCCGGCTAACGGATCTTCACGAAGCTTTTGAAGACCCTGATGTGAAAGGGATTCTGACCACAATCGGCGGACACAACAGCAATCAGCTGCTTCGTGATCTGGATTACGAACTGATCAGAAAAAATCCGAAAGTGCTGTGCGGATACTCAGACATTACTGCCTTAAGTAATGCTGTTTTGGTGAAGACAGGTCTTGTGACATACTCCGGCCCGCATTTCTCAACCTTTGGAATGAAGAAAGGGATCGACTACACAACTGCGTATTTCAAGCGGTGTCTGATGAAAAGCGAGCCGTTTACGGTTTCACCCTCACACGAATGGAGTGATGATTCGTGGTACCTGGATCAGGAAAACCGGGCATTCATAAAAAATGAAGGCTTTCTTACGATCTCTCAGGGAAAGTCAGAAGGTAAAATCGTTGGGGGGAATCTCTGTACGCTCAACCTGCTGCAGGGGACCGAATTTATGCCTGAATTAAACGGAGCGGTCCTGTTTCTTGAGGATGATTATCTTGTTGATGCCAATACGTTTGACCGTGATCTCCAGTCGCTTCTTCATCTGCCTGAGGCTGCGGGCATCCGGGGTATTGCGATCGGACGTTTTCAAAAAGCCTCGGAAATGACCCCTGTTGATATAGCGGCAATTATCGGATCAAAGCCGGAACTGGATGATCTTCCTGTCATCTATAATGTGGATTTCGGCCATACAACACCTCATCTTACCTTTCCCATAGGCGGGACCGCACGTCTGGCGGCAGGCGCAGAGGATCGTGTCACGCTTGAGATTGTTGAGCATTAA
- a CDS encoding phosphotransferase family protein: protein MKTGWERMRQEEPFDREWAEELLYQYDPDARLVEAQRLTGGLSNTNFLLLLAGAQKLVLRIPHDRQCLAKEQAVHNLLETIEFVPHMQVCGSTGSEQAAFLDWKKGTLLRDVLGKVSDPKQEEAGKSVGRAMGRFRNIASFSRAGDLDVNLEIGFPFSLTPAFYNSTFDYFFSAGKTGRHLHPGLAREVRRFAVKHATLLESDTSGTGLVHGDFNGLNILMEGTEVSAVLDWEFAMAGSIYIDLGNLIRYDTYPDFVRFEAGVLAGLKQEGIELPEEWRKLARLADLVSLCSMLDHDEVGPIRNADLTRLITQTVNDPVFISE, encoded by the coding sequence GTGAAAACAGGATGGGAACGGATGCGGCAGGAAGAGCCGTTTGACCGTGAGTGGGCAGAGGAACTCCTTTATCAATATGACCCTGATGCAAGACTGGTTGAGGCTCAGCGCCTTACGGGAGGGCTTAGCAATACGAATTTCCTTCTTCTTCTGGCTGGAGCACAGAAGCTTGTGCTGCGGATCCCGCACGATCGCCAGTGTCTGGCAAAGGAGCAGGCTGTACATAATCTTTTGGAAACCATTGAGTTTGTGCCTCATATGCAGGTCTGCGGCAGTACCGGATCAGAACAGGCTGCGTTCCTGGATTGGAAAAAAGGCACGCTGCTCCGTGACGTGCTCGGGAAAGTTTCTGACCCGAAGCAGGAGGAAGCGGGTAAATCGGTGGGGCGCGCAATGGGCCGCTTCCGGAATATAGCATCATTCAGCCGTGCGGGAGATCTCGATGTAAATCTCGAGATAGGATTCCCGTTCTCCCTTACTCCGGCCTTTTATAATAGTACTTTCGATTATTTTTTTTCGGCAGGTAAAACCGGCAGGCACCTTCACCCCGGGCTTGCCCGTGAGGTACGAAGATTTGCAGTAAAGCACGCCACTCTTTTGGAGAGCGATACTTCTGGCACAGGGCTTGTGCACGGTGATTTTAACGGTCTGAATATCCTTATGGAGGGTACTGAGGTCAGCGCCGTCCTGGACTGGGAGTTTGCCATGGCCGGCTCCATTTATATTGATCTTGGGAATCTGATCCGCTACGACACGTATCCGGATTTTGTTAGATTTGAGGCAGGAGTCCTTGCAGGGCTTAAACAGGAAGGAATTGAACTTCCTGAAGAATGGAGAAAGCTGGCCAGACTGGCAGATCTCGTTTCACTTTGCAGCATGCTCGACCACGATGAGGTTGGTCCTATAAGAAATGCTGATTTAACACGGCTGATCACACAAACAGTGAATGATCCCGTTTTTATTAGCGAATAA
- a CDS encoding ATP-binding protein has translation MTETLLINFLFLFFPVLMYVIFFENKVNKHNHKLLLFLFASVSMILSMSFPIQLELGFIYDLRYIPFILGALFGGYVIALPLYVILNLFRFVVGGDGVLLSFLYSTVVFIVVPMFSSRFIQLEPFKRIQTAVLISVANTAIYLLTLTTFYETLNQEFWLSTIHLLAIYFFGTLIIMIIIEKILYNIQVRERMMETERLNVISELSASISHEIRNPLTVTSGFLQLLNKSKTLKEKEKRYVDLSMQEVKRAETIVSDFLSLAKPQAENMVTSNLENETNYVNNIMIPYAKIHKVDVNFTHTNTLEATFDQNQMKQTLINLYKNGIEAVEQDRRGVLNVSVTSSDGKILITIEDNGNGMTREEMARIGKPYYSTKKEGTGLGMLMVYSTVNKIGGKIKVESEKGKGTTFTITIPMKKN, from the coding sequence ATGACTGAAACCCTCCTGATAAATTTCCTGTTTCTTTTCTTTCCTGTACTGATGTACGTTATTTTTTTTGAAAATAAAGTAAATAAACATAATCATAAACTGCTTCTGTTCCTTTTCGCTTCTGTTTCCATGATTTTGTCCATGAGTTTTCCAATTCAGCTCGAACTTGGCTTTATATACGATCTTCGCTACATTCCATTTATTCTGGGAGCTCTCTTTGGCGGCTACGTGATTGCCCTTCCTCTGTACGTAATTCTTAATTTATTCCGATTCGTGGTTGGCGGCGATGGTGTGCTGCTGTCCTTTTTATATTCCACTGTCGTGTTTATTGTCGTTCCTATGTTCAGCAGCCGCTTTATTCAGCTTGAACCGTTCAAGCGGATTCAGACAGCAGTGCTCATTTCAGTGGCTAATACGGCTATTTACCTGCTGACACTCACAACCTTCTATGAAACACTTAACCAGGAGTTCTGGCTCAGCACCATCCACCTTCTCGCGATTTACTTTTTCGGCACCCTGATTATCATGATTATTATTGAAAAGATCCTTTACAATATACAGGTGCGGGAACGAATGATGGAAACAGAGCGCCTGAATGTGATCAGTGAACTTTCAGCCAGTATCTCACACGAAATTCGTAACCCGCTTACGGTGACGAGCGGTTTTCTGCAGCTGTTAAATAAATCGAAAACACTGAAGGAAAAAGAGAAACGCTATGTGGACCTGAGTATGCAGGAAGTTAAACGTGCCGAAACGATTGTGAGTGACTTTTTATCCCTGGCCAAACCGCAGGCGGAAAACATGGTCACTTCCAATCTGGAAAACGAGACGAATTACGTGAACAACATTATGATTCCGTACGCCAAAATTCATAAAGTGGACGTGAACTTCACCCATACAAACACTCTCGAAGCTACCTTTGACCAGAACCAGATGAAGCAGACTCTGATTAACTTGTACAAAAACGGAATTGAAGCAGTAGAGCAGGACCGGCGCGGTGTTCTTAATGTCAGCGTGACCAGCAGCGACGGCAAAATCCTGATTACAATTGAGGATAACGGAAACGGGATGACCCGTGAGGAAATGGCCCGCATTGGCAAGCCTTATTATTCAACCAAAAAAGAAGGGACCGGTCTTGGTATGCTGATGGTGTACAGTACGGTCAATAAAATCGGCGGCAAGATAAAAGTGGAAAGCGAAAAAGGGAAAGGAACGACCTTTACCATCACAATACCCATGAAAAAGAACTAA
- a CDS encoding cupin domain-containing protein, whose product MYYGSGMYRNTQQTNMNAYQMQVQQACAAVEDGLTREASAIGLYSRLAHEAADEDQRQAILHEMEKRKAQFNQFGQLYVSMTGQQPACQAQYIDFRGLNEGLEKAQEAGETAWQTYQQHSMATPYPAIRQAFLQAAASNKSSAGSFRRLTGHRQDDYGTGPYVVDIEQATLDNDNFRRALWTGDHLQLTLMSIEPGDDIGLEVHEEDDQFLRIEDGQGIVQMGLDETNLDYQEEVFPDYAIFVPAGMYHNVINTGDRPMKIYSIYAPPHHPFGTIHETKADAEAAEAGE is encoded by the coding sequence ATGTACAGAAACACCCAGCAGACGAACATGAATGCCTATCAGATGCAGGTACAGCAGGCGTGCGCCGCTGTTGAGGACGGACTAACACGGGAAGCCTCAGCGATTGGCCTGTACAGCCGCCTTGCACACGAGGCAGCTGATGAGGATCAGAGACAGGCGATTTTGCATGAGATGGAGAAGAGAAAAGCACAGTTTAACCAGTTTGGGCAGCTGTACGTTTCCATGACAGGTCAGCAGCCGGCCTGTCAGGCACAGTACATTGATTTTCGAGGCCTTAATGAGGGACTTGAAAAAGCGCAGGAAGCAGGGGAAACAGCCTGGCAGACATATCAGCAGCACAGCATGGCAACACCATATCCGGCGATTCGCCAGGCATTTCTGCAGGCTGCAGCAAGTAACAAATCGAGTGCCGGTTCGTTTCGACGCTTAACCGGGCACAGACAGGATGATTACGGTACCGGCCCTTATGTGGTTGATATTGAACAGGCGACACTCGATAACGATAACTTCCGCAGGGCGCTCTGGACAGGGGACCATCTTCAGCTCACGCTCATGAGTATTGAGCCGGGTGATGATATCGGACTTGAGGTGCACGAGGAAGATGACCAGTTCCTGAGAATTGAGGACGGTCAGGGGATTGTTCAGATGGGACTGGATGAAACCAACCTTGATTACCAGGAAGAAGTGTTTCCTGACTACGCGATCTTTGTCCCGGCCGGGATGTATCACAACGTGATTAACACGGGGGATCGTCCGATGAAGATTTACTCCATCTACGCACCGCCGCATCATCCGTTTGGCACCATTCATGAAACAAAAGCAGATGCCGAGGCTGCTGAAGCCGGCGAATAA